The proteins below come from a single Limnobaculum xujianqingii genomic window:
- a CDS encoding plasmid mobilization protein, which translates to MPRQSETKGETLNRDRTLRFRVNAVEEGEIEGRARNAGLSLSALLRAAALNHPIRSVVDLKAVADLGKINGDLGRVAGLLKLWLAEKNGQGASSVEVERLMIEFRELQAGIREKMSAVVYARKRES; encoded by the coding sequence ATGCCAAGACAAAGCGAAACCAAAGGGGAAACATTGAATCGCGACCGTACACTTCGGTTCCGCGTCAATGCTGTTGAAGAAGGTGAGATAGAGGGGCGCGCCCGGAACGCTGGGCTTTCCCTATCGGCTTTACTTCGGGCGGCAGCCCTAAACCATCCAATCCGCTCAGTTGTCGACCTGAAAGCAGTGGCTGATCTAGGCAAGATTAATGGCGACTTGGGACGTGTCGCGGGCTTGTTGAAGCTGTGGCTTGCGGAGAAAAATGGCCAGGGGGCAAGCTCGGTCGAGGTGGAGCGGTTGATGATCGAGTTTCGTGAGTTGCAAGCCGGTATTCGGGAAAAAATGAGCGCTGTCGTTTATGCTCGAAAGCGTGAGAGCTGA
- the trbJ gene encoding P-type conjugative transfer protein TrbJ: MEIESRKTSVYVARTFGRGAALAVAMATTSLGVILYMTPAPAYAIYCSNCSTFYQQMFEYAEQVNTALSTAEQLQTQIQQYQNMVTQGTGLPDSMFGSIASDLKSVANIYNRSQALGRQIQNMDSQFNTVFPGFEYYLNQAANSAEAPAKDRYQKWSQQGRDNVKTAMEATNLNTSTFESENAQLDRMVARSQSAIGRMQAIQASNEIASQNVQQLQKLRDLLATQINMQGNYMAQQGDRKAASEAAEQQFEARKNTRGGVKEY, from the coding sequence ATGGAAATAGAATCGCGAAAAACTTCAGTTTATGTCGCTCGGACATTTGGCAGAGGCGCGGCGCTAGCTGTGGCAATGGCAACCACAAGCCTTGGTGTAATTCTCTATATGACACCTGCCCCGGCTTACGCCATCTACTGCTCTAACTGCTCGACGTTCTATCAACAGATGTTCGAGTACGCTGAGCAGGTCAACACGGCGCTGAGCACCGCCGAACAATTGCAAACGCAAATTCAGCAGTACCAAAACATGGTCACGCAGGGCACGGGCTTGCCCGATTCGATGTTCGGCAGCATCGCGTCTGACTTGAAAAGCGTGGCCAACATCTACAACCGCTCGCAGGCCTTGGGCCGCCAAATCCAGAACATGGATTCGCAATTCAACACGGTTTTTCCCGGCTTCGAGTACTACCTGAATCAAGCAGCTAACTCGGCAGAGGCCCCGGCGAAAGATCGCTATCAAAAGTGGTCACAACAGGGCCGCGACAACGTGAAAACAGCGATGGAAGCGACGAACCTCAATACCAGCACCTTCGAGTCCGAGAACGCTCAGCTAGACCGCATGGTGGCTCGTTCGCAGTCGGCCATTGGTCGGATGCAGGCGATTCAGGCGAGCAATGAAATTGCCTCGCAGAACGTGCAGCAACTGCAAAAGCTGCGCGACCTACTGGCCACGCAAATCAACATGCAGGGCAATTACATGGCTCAGCAAGGCGACCGGAAGGCTGCCAGCGAAGCCGCCGAACAGCAGTTTGAAGCGCGCAAAAACACACGTGGCGGCGTGAAGGAATACTGA
- a CDS encoding phage integrase N-terminal domain-containing protein: MTLHAHTREPQEALMDDLTYTLRQLCQRNRDGSHATQADRLRSLTLMSRQLRDVGFRQMRATSLKGKHIEVLLQRWQTEGLSAGTLKNRLAHVRWWAEKVGKAGIIPADNTRLGIPERRFVTQESKAQVLGSDALDRVNDPCVRMSLALQQAFGLRREEAIKFRPGYADQGDFILLKGSWTKGGRERVVPLTTPQQRAVLDEAHQLVGAGSLIPAQKTYIQQRHTYDGQCKGAGLSHMHGLRHHYAQQRYEALTGWQAPAAGGPSAKALTREQRVQDRAARQIISRELGHERLAITAVYLGR; the protein is encoded by the coding sequence TTGACCCTACACGCACACACACGAGAGCCGCAGGAGGCTTTGATGGATGATTTAACTTACACACTGCGCCAGCTTTGCCAGCGCAACCGGGACGGCAGCCATGCAACACAGGCCGACCGGCTGCGATCGCTGACGTTGATGAGCCGCCAGTTACGTGACGTCGGTTTCCGCCAGATGCGTGCAACTTCGCTCAAGGGCAAGCATATCGAGGTCTTGTTGCAACGCTGGCAGACCGAGGGCTTATCCGCTGGCACGCTAAAAAACCGTCTGGCACATGTGCGCTGGTGGGCTGAGAAAGTGGGCAAGGCCGGTATTATTCCGGCAGACAATACCCGGCTCGGTATTCCTGAGCGGCGTTTTGTCACTCAAGAGAGCAAAGCGCAGGTGTTAGGTAGTGATGCCCTGGACAGGGTGAATGATCCCTGTGTACGCATGAGTCTGGCCCTGCAACAGGCTTTCGGGCTGCGTCGTGAAGAAGCAATCAAGTTTCGTCCTGGCTATGCAGATCAGGGTGATTTCATTTTGCTGAAAGGCTCCTGGACGAAGGGCGGACGGGAGCGGGTTGTACCGCTTACAACGCCGCAGCAACGAGCCGTACTCGATGAAGCGCACCAGTTGGTCGGGGCAGGCTCACTAATCCCTGCGCAAAAAACCTACATCCAGCAGCGCCACACTTATGATGGACAGTGCAAGGGGGCGGGATTAAGCCATATGCACGGGTTACGACACCACTATGCACAACAGCGTTATGAAGCCTTGACCGGCTGGCAGGCTCCTGCTGCCGGAGGACCAAGCGCCAAGGCATTGACCCGAGAACAGCGCGTTCAGGATCGGGCCGCACGTCAGATCATCAGCCGTGAATTAGGCCATGAGCGTTTAGCTATTACAGCGGTTTATCTGGGACGATAA
- a CDS encoding helix-turn-helix domain-containing protein — protein MGKHLKTSSTYDPLLQMLVRESDTSSDRIRAKLSNQYEWCFCELCWRSTEYVISIAAPKVFKRLKRGNVKAVPLTESVRTEAQKKADALVDRYERALNGELGRYEPPRMLSKYCDIQELRGDFSVAAFREHVECRMLVSTWAQHGELLRPAALPGQPEGSAKPSKFYCEAHNPRRSDEARRAYQRDRRFVLDYEDLIAKIWSKEAAFLPSWDIETHAEVRKEAYRLLQALKSPTSTIDDLLMRGITSQAEIARQLGVSRQAVSAAIKRRSGKQASP, from the coding sequence ATGGGAAAACACTTAAAAACGTCGAGCACCTACGACCCGCTTTTGCAAATGCTGGTTAGAGAGAGCGATACATCGTCGGATCGCATCCGTGCCAAGTTGAGTAACCAATACGAGTGGTGCTTCTGCGAGCTATGTTGGCGCTCCACCGAATATGTGATCAGCATCGCGGCGCCGAAAGTCTTCAAGCGCCTAAAGCGCGGGAATGTCAAAGCAGTCCCATTAACGGAGTCTGTTCGCACCGAAGCTCAGAAAAAAGCCGATGCTTTGGTGGATCGATACGAACGGGCATTGAATGGGGAGCTCGGCAGGTATGAGCCCCCTCGAATGTTGTCGAAGTACTGTGACATTCAGGAACTGCGCGGGGACTTTTCGGTAGCAGCATTTCGTGAGCACGTGGAGTGCCGAATGCTCGTTTCTACTTGGGCGCAACACGGTGAACTACTAAGGCCTGCGGCCCTACCCGGCCAGCCAGAGGGTTCGGCTAAACCGAGCAAATTTTATTGTGAGGCCCACAATCCGCGACGTAGCGATGAGGCACGCCGCGCTTACCAACGCGATAGGAGGTTCGTGCTGGATTATGAGGATTTGATTGCAAAAATCTGGTCTAAAGAAGCTGCTTTCCTCCCAAGCTGGGATATCGAGACCCATGCCGAGGTCAGAAAAGAGGCATACCGCCTTCTCCAAGCATTGAAGTCACCAACCAGCACGATAGATGATCTGTTGATGCGAGGAATTACAAGTCAGGCTGAAATCGCCCGGCAGCTTGGCGTATCACGCCAAGCTGTTTCTGCGGCCATCAAGCGACGGTCTGGAAAGCAGGCATCACCATGA
- the trbL gene encoding P-type conjugative transfer protein TrbL: MDRRLLLFLALAGAFVAGNAMAATDLSHADTSVQGLLDLVLQQSHQWSAKLYNYAIRLFWLLASIQFIWTFMPLVMKQADFGEIVGELLRFVLVIGFFLAVMKYSVEWSTAIVDSFRDAAASASGLGRALEPGDMLAVALDFGRTMVVGISVFSPAKGLLIAVCAILVLACFAFIAAFMFVTLVESYVIINASVLFFGFGGSQWTRDFAIAPMRFTVAIGAKLFVLTLIVGLIVQSAKQWLAAYTNDEASLMTMVGLALVCCYLTKTIPDLIGGMISGTSMGGGLAGAINSSFAGASSAGGAASSMGAAASSGVGASTGGGAAQGASSAGAKVGGSSANSAGQASGAPSSPSSGLQKAAKQAGKAAQGNDDKDQQTTTIGGVVSSGSALSQAANGGAKMLGVMASMAVPGMENAHVLSLGAGSPPPVPDDTNLTTPANEAESAAEASQAEPNVIRPASETNSTPGRLASLKVPGMTRTMINRRNNHDGRSDIRWIRGISLDVRSRHVGAGQVAA, encoded by the coding sequence ATGGATCGTCGTCTATTATTGTTCCTCGCCTTGGCTGGTGCGTTCGTGGCCGGAAATGCTATGGCCGCGACCGACCTTTCCCATGCTGACACATCGGTTCAGGGCCTACTCGATCTAGTTTTGCAACAGTCGCACCAGTGGTCAGCGAAGCTGTATAATTATGCCATCAGACTGTTCTGGCTGCTGGCCTCGATCCAGTTCATCTGGACGTTCATGCCTCTGGTCATGAAGCAAGCCGATTTCGGCGAGATTGTCGGCGAGCTGCTGCGCTTCGTGCTGGTGATCGGTTTCTTCCTTGCAGTCATGAAGTACTCGGTGGAATGGTCGACGGCCATTGTCGATAGCTTCCGCGATGCGGCGGCATCGGCGAGCGGCCTCGGGCGTGCATTAGAACCCGGCGATATGCTGGCAGTTGCGCTGGATTTTGGCCGCACCATGGTGGTGGGCATATCAGTGTTTTCTCCAGCGAAGGGACTTCTGATCGCTGTATGCGCAATCCTTGTGTTGGCATGTTTCGCCTTCATCGCCGCATTCATGTTTGTCACGCTAGTAGAGTCTTACGTCATCATCAATGCTTCCGTGCTGTTCTTCGGCTTTGGCGGTTCGCAATGGACGCGGGATTTTGCAATTGCGCCGATGCGCTTCACCGTTGCGATTGGTGCCAAGCTATTTGTACTGACCCTGATTGTCGGCCTGATCGTACAGTCGGCAAAACAATGGTTGGCCGCCTATACCAATGATGAAGCATCATTGATGACGATGGTCGGTTTGGCCTTGGTGTGCTGCTACCTCACGAAGACAATTCCTGACCTGATCGGTGGCATGATTAGCGGCACGTCGATGGGCGGCGGACTGGCGGGGGCGATTAACTCCAGCTTTGCCGGTGCCAGCTCCGCAGGTGGTGCCGCGTCGTCTATGGGTGCAGCGGCGTCCTCCGGCGTGGGTGCCAGCACCGGCGGCGGAGCGGCCCAGGGCGCCAGTTCCGCAGGCGCGAAGGTAGGCGGCAGCTCCGCCAATTCTGCCGGGCAGGCGTCGGGCGCTCCGTCCTCGCCAAGCAGCGGCTTACAAAAGGCCGCCAAGCAGGCCGGAAAGGCCGCGCAGGGGAACGACGATAAAGACCAGCAGACGACAACAATAGGGGGAGTTGTCAGCTCCGGCAGCGCACTTTCCCAAGCGGCCAACGGTGGCGCAAAGATGCTCGGCGTGATGGCTTCGATGGCAGTGCCAGGTATGGAAAATGCGCACGTATTGTCTCTTGGTGCAGGATCTCCGCCACCTGTTCCCGACGATACCAACTTGACCACTCCAGCCAATGAAGCAGAGTCGGCCGCGGAAGCTTCACAAGCAGAGCCTAACGTCATCCGTCCGGCCTCGGAAACTAACTCTACTCCTGGACGCCTCGCCTCACTCAAGGTGCCGGGCATGACTCGAACAATGATCAATCGGAGAAATAACCATGATGGACGTTCTGATATTCGCTGGATTCGTGGTATTAGCCTCGACGTTCGCAGTCGGCATGTGGGCGCTGGGCAAGTGGCTGCGTAG
- a CDS encoding TraC family protein produces the protein MARKTLSERRADAYSELDMVKAKLAKLDNEAAERIARIAIKSGLVNLDLADDHIREEFDRIVERISKRN, from the coding sequence ATGGCTAGAAAAACCCTTTCTGAGCGTCGAGCTGATGCCTATTCTGAATTAGATATGGTTAAGGCAAAGCTTGCAAAACTAGACAATGAGGCAGCAGAAAGAATTGCGAGAATTGCAATAAAATCAGGATTAGTTAATCTTGATCTTGCGGACGATCACATCCGGGAAGAATTCGACAGAATCGTGGAAAGGATAAGCAAGAGGAATTGA
- a CDS encoding addiction module antidote protein — protein sequence MKISNLPEFDVTEYLDSPEALAEYLTVVMEENDPAALAQALGTIARARGMSDIANASGISREALYKALRPDAHPRFDTINRVCAALGVKLVAQATH from the coding sequence ATGAAAATTTCCAACTTGCCCGAATTCGATGTTACGGAATACCTGGATAGCCCCGAGGCACTTGCCGAATACCTGACCGTGGTAATGGAAGAAAATGACCCTGCTGCACTGGCCCAGGCTCTCGGTACAATTGCCCGTGCCCGTGGAATGAGCGACATTGCCAACGCATCCGGGATTTCCCGTGAAGCGCTCTACAAAGCATTGCGCCCTGATGCTCATCCGCGATTTGACACCATTAACCGTGTCTGTGCTGCTCTTGGGGTTAAGCTGGTTGCTCAGGCAACTCACTAA
- a CDS encoding helix-turn-helix domain-containing protein yields the protein MYHDSNRIGFFSLLVDVRGEKRQSSHPLADMPTILNLVDKTRDTWMSQAEFIRPNRRVVNLSRLGLLFADLDTYRIPALAGRDPEKLAASVLYFCAEEGVPAPSMLIYSGRGIQAKWLLEGTIPRQALPRWNACQRYLVDRLAHIGADLMAKDASRVLRTVETVNSKSGEVCRVVHVTNGIDGQPIRYNFEYMAEALLPAARWTIEQQRQEQSQQRATKKPFVLVPGGKADNLRGFSGRKLAWDRLEDLRKLAELRGGVVEGQRMQHLFWRLNFLLLSGATNSKQMYHEAAALARELDPQWSSRSKELMTLFSKAKAYEAGEKVSFGGKEYAPLYTPKNDTLINLFRITPEEQQRLKTIVSQAEAAERHRKREEGRRRAAGAVDRETYLETANGKLAKAQALRAEGLSVRAIAKRMGVSVMAVSRYISAP from the coding sequence ATGTACCACGACAGCAACAGGATCGGGTTCTTCTCGCTATTGGTTGACGTTCGTGGCGAAAAGCGTCAGTCGTCCCACCCGCTTGCGGATATGCCTACCATACTCAATTTGGTGGACAAAACTCGCGATACTTGGATGTCTCAGGCCGAATTCATCCGACCTAACCGGCGCGTCGTAAACCTGTCCCGGCTTGGTCTGTTGTTCGCAGACCTCGACACCTACCGCATCCCCGCACTGGCTGGCCGCGACCCTGAAAAATTGGCCGCCTCGGTGTTGTATTTTTGTGCCGAAGAAGGCGTGCCCGCGCCGTCCATGCTGATCTACAGCGGCCGGGGGATACAGGCCAAGTGGCTGCTAGAGGGCACGATTCCGCGCCAAGCCCTGCCCCGCTGGAACGCCTGCCAGCGGTATCTAGTGGATCGCCTCGCGCATATCGGGGCCGATCTGATGGCCAAAGACGCAAGCCGGGTCTTGCGCACCGTCGAGACGGTCAACAGCAAGAGCGGTGAAGTCTGCCGCGTGGTGCATGTCACGAACGGCATTGATGGCCAGCCGATCCGGTACAACTTCGAGTACATGGCCGAGGCACTGCTACCGGCTGCCCGCTGGACAATCGAGCAGCAGCGGCAGGAACAGAGTCAGCAGCGCGCCACGAAAAAGCCTTTCGTTTTGGTGCCAGGCGGCAAGGCCGACAATCTGCGCGGATTCTCAGGCCGCAAGCTTGCTTGGGATCGTCTCGAAGACCTGCGCAAGCTCGCCGAGCTGCGCGGCGGCGTCGTGGAAGGTCAGCGGATGCAACACCTGTTCTGGCGGTTGAACTTTCTGTTGCTTTCCGGTGCGACCAACAGCAAACAGATGTACCACGAAGCGGCCGCACTGGCCCGCGAGCTTGATCCTCAATGGAGTAGCCGCTCCAAAGAGCTGATGACCCTGTTCAGCAAGGCCAAAGCCTACGAGGCCGGTGAGAAGGTCAGTTTTGGAGGCAAGGAATACGCGCCGCTTTACACACCCAAGAACGACACCCTTATCAACCTGTTCAGGATTACCCCAGAGGAACAGCAGCGGCTCAAGACCATTGTTAGCCAGGCCGAGGCCGCAGAACGTCACAGGAAGCGCGAGGAAGGCCGTAGGCGCGCTGCCGGTGCCGTTGACCGGGAAACTTACCTCGAAACGGCTAACGGCAAGCTAGCAAAGGCTCAAGCGCTCCGGGCGGAAGGCTTAAGCGTGCGAGCCATAGCAAAGCGTATGGGCGTATCAGTTATGGCTGTGTCTAGGTACATAAGCGCCCCATAA
- a CDS encoding tyrosine-type recombinase/integrase, whose protein sequence is MLTDSKLKVLKAKDRLYKVVDRDGLYVAVLPSGTVSFRYDYSINGRRETLALGRYDQITLSDARERLREAKKLIAQGLSPAAEKQRQKEQTKSTYFGDWLERWFQDADYKDSTRNIVEGIIKRDVRPKFSKKLLSEITPDMLRNHCEKIKDRGASASAVKTRDIVGNVFTYAKARGVKCENPAEHVAPSTIATFKPRDRALSKREIGLFFNTLKNAQTSHALKVALKIVMLTMIRKNSIVNATWDEIDFVTAEWVIPAERMKASRHGAGRPHVVYLSHQALDLLMQLHILADGSPFVMPSFGQSQHGTIALSSLNRAANHAIVLAQKQGLPLADFTIHDMRRTASTHLHEAGYNSDWIEKALAHEQRGVRAVYNKAEYAEQRKQLLQDWADMVDRWIEEYKV, encoded by the coding sequence ATGCTGACGGATAGCAAATTAAAAGTGCTGAAAGCAAAAGATCGGCTTTACAAAGTGGTTGATCGTGATGGGCTGTATGTTGCCGTGTTACCTTCTGGAACCGTGTCGTTTCGTTACGACTACAGCATAAATGGCAGGCGTGAAACCCTCGCACTCGGTAGGTATGATCAGATAACGCTATCAGATGCACGGGAAAGATTACGCGAGGCAAAGAAGCTCATCGCTCAAGGGCTATCTCCTGCGGCTGAAAAGCAACGGCAGAAAGAGCAGACAAAATCGACCTATTTCGGTGACTGGCTTGAACGCTGGTTTCAGGACGCAGACTACAAGGATAGTACGCGCAATATCGTAGAGGGCATCATCAAGCGCGATGTCAGACCCAAATTCAGCAAAAAGCTGCTGAGTGAAATCACCCCGGATATGCTGCGTAACCACTGTGAGAAGATCAAGGATAGGGGAGCTTCAGCGTCTGCCGTCAAGACACGCGATATTGTGGGCAACGTATTTACCTACGCGAAAGCCAGGGGCGTTAAATGCGAAAATCCAGCGGAACATGTGGCCCCTTCGACCATTGCAACGTTCAAGCCCAGAGACAGGGCCTTATCCAAAAGAGAAATTGGCCTGTTCTTTAATACGCTGAAAAATGCTCAAACGTCCCATGCGCTGAAGGTGGCGCTCAAGATAGTCATGCTGACCATGATCAGAAAGAATTCCATTGTCAACGCTACTTGGGATGAAATAGATTTTGTTACGGCAGAATGGGTGATTCCAGCCGAAAGAATGAAAGCCAGCCGCCATGGAGCAGGGCGTCCGCATGTCGTTTATCTGTCCCACCAAGCCCTGGATCTGCTTATGCAACTGCATATTCTGGCTGATGGTTCTCCGTTTGTTATGCCGAGTTTCGGGCAATCTCAGCACGGAACAATAGCGTTGAGTTCCCTTAACCGTGCGGCGAACCATGCGATTGTGCTAGCTCAGAAACAGGGCTTGCCGCTGGCTGATTTCACTATCCATGATATGCGGCGCACAGCATCCACGCACTTGCATGAAGCCGGTTATAACTCGGATTGGATTGAAAAAGCCTTGGCTCATGAACAGCGAGGGGTGAGGGCGGTGTATAACAAGGCTGAATACGCCGAGCAAAGAAAGCAGCTTTTGCAGGATTGGGCCGATATGGTGGATCGGTGGATTGAAGAGTATAAGGTGTAG
- a CDS encoding type II toxin-antitoxin system RelE/ParE family toxin, with protein sequence MYTIKTTHKFTEWLSSIKDGMTKRRLARRIEKAQFGNLGDCKPVGEGVWEMREHFGAGWRMYYIQRGTVLIVMLGGGDKSSQSKDIAEAIALAATLKD encoded by the coding sequence ATGTATACGATCAAGACCACTCACAAATTCACCGAATGGTTGTCCAGTATCAAGGATGGTATGACCAAGCGTCGCCTTGCGCGACGCATCGAAAAGGCCCAGTTCGGGAACCTTGGCGACTGTAAGCCTGTCGGTGAAGGAGTATGGGAAATGCGTGAACACTTTGGTGCTGGATGGCGTATGTACTACATCCAGCGCGGAACCGTATTGATTGTGATGCTGGGCGGTGGAGATAAATCCTCGCAGTCGAAAGACATCGCTGAAGCCATTGCCCTTGCTGCAACCCTTAAGGACTGA
- a CDS encoding HigA family addiction module antitoxin, whose amino-acid sequence MSMYDPPHPGEAVRLDVLPEIGLSITALAEHLGYSRSHFSAVLNGRAAISADLAHRLELAGLGRARQYLAEQVAHDLWQTKQRTHPPIRRLSIRTFNVAGSNS is encoded by the coding sequence ATGTCAATGTACGATCCCCCTCATCCAGGCGAAGCAGTACGCTTGGATGTATTGCCTGAAATTGGATTGAGCATTACCGCACTGGCGGAGCATCTGGGCTATTCCCGTAGCCATTTTTCCGCAGTGCTTAATGGTCGGGCGGCTATCAGTGCAGATCTGGCCCATCGTCTGGAACTGGCTGGCCTGGGTCGAGCACGTCAGTATCTGGCTGAGCAGGTTGCGCATGATCTATGGCAGACAAAACAGCGCACACATCCACCCATCAGGCGATTGTCTATACGAACTTTCAATGTCGCCGGTAGTAATTCGTAG
- a CDS encoding helix-turn-helix transcriptional regulator, which yields METKPKSKTLINRKKLHAMIPLAERTIYNMEQRGEFPRRIALTSRNVAWDLAEVEEWIDACKASGPAPRPGIGA from the coding sequence ATGGAGACCAAACCAAAGAGCAAGACACTCATCAATCGTAAGAAATTGCATGCGATGATCCCGCTAGCAGAGCGCACGATCTACAACATGGAGCAGCGGGGCGAATTCCCGCGCCGTATTGCGTTAACCAGTCGAAATGTCGCTTGGGATTTGGCTGAAGTCGAAGAATGGATTGATGCGTGCAAGGCTTCTGGCCCAGCTCCCAGACCCGGAATCGGGGCCTGA
- a CDS encoding tyrosine-type recombinase/integrase → MLTDTKLRNLKPQEKLYKVNDRDGLYVAVTAAGSISFRYNYSINGRQETITFGRYGVGGITLAEARERLGEAKKMVSAGKSPAKEKARAKARTKGAETFDAWAEKWLRGYQMADSTRDMRRSVYERELKPHFGNQKLVEINHEDLRTLTDAIVERGAPATAVHSREIVMQVFRWAIERGQKVDNPADLVRPASIAKFEPRDRALGPDEIALMYQYLDRIGTASSVRVAAKLLLLTMVRKSELTNATWNEINFSEALWTIPKERMKRRNPHLVFLSQQALDFFIALKTFAGGSDYVFPSRYDSDLPMSTATINQVLTLTYRLAQKEGQPLSKFGPHDLRRTASTLLHEAGYNSDWIEKCLAHEQKGVRAVYNKAEYRDQRRAMLQDWADMIDEWTLKRPRPSNAGKK, encoded by the coding sequence ATGCTGACCGATACCAAGCTGCGTAACCTCAAACCGCAAGAAAAACTCTACAAGGTGAACGACCGCGACGGGCTGTACGTGGCCGTCACCGCTGCCGGTTCCATCTCATTTCGTTACAACTACTCAATCAATGGCCGTCAGGAGACCATCACGTTCGGTCGTTATGGCGTGGGTGGCATCACACTTGCGGAAGCCAGAGAGCGCCTGGGCGAGGCTAAAAAGATGGTTTCGGCGGGTAAGTCCCCTGCCAAAGAGAAAGCCCGTGCCAAGGCACGCACCAAAGGGGCAGAGACGTTTGATGCGTGGGCTGAGAAATGGCTGCGTGGATATCAGATGGCTGACTCGACGCGTGACATGCGCCGATCGGTTTACGAGCGCGAGCTAAAGCCGCACTTCGGTAATCAGAAACTGGTGGAAATCAATCATGAGGATCTGCGAACGCTGACTGATGCAATTGTGGAGCGTGGAGCTCCAGCCACGGCCGTGCACTCCCGCGAGATTGTGATGCAGGTGTTCCGATGGGCGATAGAGCGAGGCCAGAAGGTCGATAATCCGGCTGATTTGGTACGTCCTGCAAGCATCGCTAAATTCGAGCCACGTGACCGTGCTTTAGGGCCTGACGAAATCGCGTTGATGTATCAGTACCTGGACCGCATCGGCACTGCCTCATCCGTGAGAGTCGCCGCTAAGCTGCTGTTGCTGACCATGGTTCGTAAAAGTGAATTGACCAACGCTACCTGGAACGAAATCAATTTCAGCGAAGCCCTGTGGACCATTCCGAAAGAGCGGATGAAGCGGCGCAATCCCCATTTGGTGTTCTTATCTCAGCAGGCACTGGATTTTTTCATTGCTCTGAAGACGTTTGCCGGTGGTTCGGATTACGTCTTTCCCTCTCGGTACGATTCCGATTTGCCAATGAGCACCGCGACGATCAATCAGGTGCTGACGCTAACCTACCGGCTTGCGCAGAAAGAAGGGCAGCCGTTGAGCAAGTTCGGACCGCATGATTTGAGGCGCACAGCGAGCACGCTGCTGCATGAGGCGGGTTACAACTCAGACTGGATTGAGAAGTGCCTTGCGCACGAGCAGAAGGGTGTAAGGGCCGTCTACAACAAAGCTGAATACCGTGATCAGCGTCGGGCGATGTTGCAGGATTGGGCGGATATGATTGACGAGTGGACGCTCAAACGACCACGTCCAAGCAATGCCGGAAAAAAATGA